From Salvelinus sp. IW2-2015 unplaced genomic scaffold, ASM291031v2 Un_scaffold4071, whole genome shotgun sequence:
CAAGTACAGTTGAAGGTCGAAGATTccattacacttaggttggagtcattaaagaaagttgtttttcaacaactccataAATTCTTGCtaaacaaactagttttggcaaagtcgtttaggacatcttaactttgtgcatgacacaagtcattttccaacaatgtgtttacaacagattatttcacttatatttcactgtatcacaattccagttggtcagaagtttacatcatgaagttgactgtgccttgtaAACAGCTTAGAGAATTCCAGAAACAATCTGTAACACTTCATcgatacagactgaatagagacCTAAGTACTTTACTTATTGACTTATTTAGGCTAATTACTTACTAACTTTCTATGTAACAAATGGAGTGCAATTTTGAGGTTATTTTTTGTTTCtctttgaaaaaaatatacattgttTTTCTTAATATTAGTTTACTTCAGTTGCTTATTCAAACAATGTCATATTTTCAGTAACGAAGCATCCTACCTAGCAGAGGTTTTTGGCCCTTTCTGGATGATCAAAGTTTACCGCTATGAGTTCCAGGTAAAGTACGAATTCATATAAAAATATTACTGTCGAGGATCATTCACTGCCAACATGGATAATGGAGGATCAACTCTGTGTTTCTGTGGCTCTGCATACATCTTGTTCTCAGTGGGTTcgtggcactttaattggggaggatgggctcatagtaatagttggagtggaataggtggaatggtatcaaagatgccattccattcgctccgttccggacattattatgagccgtcccccctcagcagcctccactgatcttgGTATTAATTTGTGATGTGTTAGCGGCATGTTTCCACGCACCATACATGTGTGGAGAATGTATGGGCATCCTGAGCTCTGCTTACCTCTAGCAGTTTGATATACCTCTAGCAGTTTGATATAGCTCCTGgaatctctctctgttttcctagAAAGCCACATGCTGCTTCTGCTGCCCTGACAAAGAGGAAGGTTGGTAGCCTACATGTCAATAAATTCTCAGCAACACTTCATTTGAAGGGTACCTGAATAAGGACTTCGTAACACATTCATGAAACAtacataaaacaaaaataagcAGTACATTTATGTTGACGAAAAACATCCTTTAAAGTTGCGGTTGTTGACATAAGCATGAATGTTAATGTAGTGCTTATGAATGTTTATAACAGTGTAATGAAGTCCTTATGTAGGTACCCATAAAATATATAGTTACGTAGTTATCTTAATACGGATTCTTTRCCATATTATGAAGATGCCAGTATTAAGGCTGCAGAATAGAAAATATGTCTAAATAATTTATGTACAGACTAGCGGCTAGCCTATACTGAGACTGGTGTTGACATTCAAATAAATCAATATTATTTAGCACTATTCTTACACCTTCTGGGTAAATAKAATMATTGTGAAAYATAAATTGCATGTTTTCTATATGCTGCTTTGGTATTGTCGAGAGCAGCACGWTTCTTTATCACCCTCAGGTGATTGACTTTATATGTTCGGTCTGTGGTGTTTCCAGAGGTGGAGTTTGTGATTGATGAAGATATCAAGGGCTGCCAGAAGGTGATTCACAACGAGAGCCAGAGAGTGGCTTACAGCTACTTCTTCTTCCACTTCGTCTTCTTCCTGGCCTCYCTCTACGTCATGATGACCCTAACCAACTGGTTCAGGTCAATATCTCACTCACTGGGCATTGGACACCCcagcaaacacacaaccacaacacaacgtTGTCTCGATGTTGGCGTTACATTAAAATGAAGACACTTTACTTGATGGCTCAATCATAAGGGCTACATAACCCTGTCATAATATAACAGATGTCATAAACAGTCATGATATCTAATGATTTTATCGGGGCCCAATGTATGGTATGCTCAGTTAACTAGTGTGTCCCTGGGGGAAGAAGTCCTCCCAGGGAAAGGGTTCCGCCTTTCCGGCCAATGGGTACCTCTTTCCAATGATACCCTCCAGCCCAGAGAGGACTTCAACAATGCCTCATTGTCTTCTGTCTTTTATTACAGTTTGCATATACTGTGATTATCTAGTAGGAGAGTGTCTAAAAGTGTAGTAGTCAGAGTGTAGTTATTTCTGATGAAATGTGTGATTTAACTGCCCTACAATCCAAAGTAATAAGGTTGATTCAGTAGTCTATCAAAGTAATCCAATCATTTATTTTACTACATTTAACTTTGACTATATTTAAATGCTTAGCTTAAGTAAAACGTTTAAAACTTCTTCCACTACCACAAAAATAGTCTTAAAGAGTTAAAGCAAGTGCCACAATTTTTCTTCATTGAAAATGACCATCTAGTTAGGGGCACATTTTGAATTGTGTGAACTGTTAGTTAAACTGGGTTATAGTTTTTTCCCAGTCGTGATTAGAGAACCCCTCGCCATAACATTTACCAAAATACAATGTGTTTTAGGGGTTGTTCGCTTACAAAATATCACACTTTAATCAACAGACGCTGTGTTTCAttacaaaatgtatttacaaaaatatacttNNNNNNNNNNNNNNNNNNNNNNNNNNNNNNNNNNNNNNNNNNNNNNNNNNNNNNNNNNNNNNNNNNNNNNNNNNNNNNNNNNNNNNNNNNNNNNNNNNNNNNNNNNNNNNNNNNNNNNNNNNNNNNNNNNNNNNNNNNNNNNNNNNNNNNNNNNNNNNNNNNNNNNNNNNNNNNNNNNNNNNNNNNNNNNNNNNNNNNNNNNNNNNNNNNNNNNNNNNNNNNNNNNNNNNNNNNNNNNNNNNNNNNNNNNNNNNNNNNNNNNNNNNNNNNNNNNNNNNNNNNNNNNNNNNNNNNNNNNNNNNNNNNNNNNNNNNNNNNNNNNNNNNNNNNNNNNNNNNNNNNNNNNNNNNNNNNNNNNNNNNNNNNNNNNNNNNNNNNNNNNNNNNNNNNNNNNNNNNNNNNNNNNNNNNNNNNNNNNNNNNNNNNNNNNNNNNNNNNNNNNNNNNNNNNNNNNNNNNNNNNNNNNNNNNNNNNNNNNNNNNNNNNNNNNNNNNNNNNNNNNNNNNNNNNNNNNNNNNNNNNNNNNNNNNNNNNNNNNNNNNNNNNNNNNNNNNNNNNNNNNNNNNNNNNNNNNNNNNNNNNNNNNNNNNNNNNNNNNNNNNNNNNNNNNNNNNNNNNNNNNNNNNNNNNNNNNNNNNNNNNNNNNNNNNNNNNNNNNNNNNNNNNNNNNNNNNNNNNNNNNNNNNNNNNNNNNNNNNNNNNNNNNNNNNNNNNNNNNNNNNNNNNNNNNNNNNNNNNNNNNNNNNNNNNNNNNNNNNNNNNNNNNNNNNNNNNNNNNNNNNNNNNNNNNNNNNNNNNNNNNNNNNNNNNNNNNNNNNNNNNNNNNNNNNNNNNNNNNNNNNNNNNNNNNNNNNNNNNNNNNNNNNNNNNNNNNNNNNNNNNNNNNNNNNNNNNNNNNNNNNNNNNNNNNNNNNNNNNNNNNNNNNNNNNNNNNNNNNNNNNNNNNNNNNNNNNNNNNNNNNNNNNNNNNNNNNNNNNNNNNNNNNNNNNNNNNNNNNNNNNNNNNNNNNNNNNNNNNNNNNNNNNNNNNNNNNNNNNNNNNNNNNNNNNNNNNNNNNNNNNNNNNNNNNNNNNNNNNNNNNNNNNNNNNNNNNNNNNNNNNNNNNNNNNNNNNNNNNNNNNNNNNNNNNNNNNNNNNNNNNNNNNNNNNNNNNNNNNNNNNNNNNNNNNNNNNNNNNNNNNNNNNNNNNNNNNNNNNNNNNNNNNNNNNNNNNNNNNNNNNNNNNNNNNNNNNNNNNNNNNNNNNNNNNNNNNNNNNNNNNNNNNNNNNNNNNNNNNNNNNNNNNNNNNNNNNNNNNNNNNNNNNNNNNNNNNNNNNNNNNNNNNNNNNNNNNNNNNNNNNNNNNNNNNNNNNNNNNNNNNNNNNNNNNNNNNNNNNNNNNNNNNNNNNNNNNNNNNNNNNNNNNNNNNNNNNNNNNNNNNNNNNNNNNNNNNNNNNNNNNNNNNNNNNNNNNNNNNNNNNNNNNNNNNNNNNNNNNNNNNNNNNNNNNNNNNNNNNNNNNNNNNNNNNNNNNNNNNNNNNNNNNNNNNNNNNNNNNNNNNNNNNNNNNNNNNNNNNNNNNNNNNNNNNNNNNNNNNNNNNNNNNNNNNNNNNNNNNNNNNNNNNNNNNNNNNNNNNNNNNNNNNNNNNNNNNNNNNNNNNNNNNNNNNNNNNNNNNNNNNNNNNNNNNNNNNNNNNNNNNNNNNNNNNNNNNNNNNNNNNNNNNNNNNNNNNNNNNNNNNNNNNNNNNNNNNNNNNNNNNNNNNNNNNNNNNNNNNNNNNNNNNNNNNNNNNNNNNNNNNNNNNNNNNNNNNNNNNNNNNNNNNNNNNNNNNNNNNNNNNNNNNNNNNNNNNNNNNNNNNNNNNNNNNNNNNNNNNNNNNNNNNNNNNNNNNNNNNNNNNNNNNNNNNNNNNNNNNNNNNNNNNNNNNNNNNNNNNNNNNNNNNNNNNNNNNNNNNNNNNNNNNNNNNNNNNNNNNNNNNNNNNNNNNNNNNNNNNNNNNNNNNNNNNNNNNNNNNNNNNNNNNNNNNNNNNNNNNNNNNNNNNNNNNNNNNNNNNNNNNNNNNNNNN
This genomic window contains:
- the LOC112076834 gene encoding serine incorporator 4-like, whose protein sequence is MIKVYRYEFQKATCCFCCPDKEEEVEFVIDEDIKGCQKVIHNESQRVAYSYFFFHFVFFLASLYVMMTLTNWFRSISHSLGIGHPSKHTTTTQRCLDVGVTLK